The Alosa sapidissima isolate fAloSap1 chromosome 16, fAloSap1.pri, whole genome shotgun sequence genome has a segment encoding these proteins:
- the mrpl2 gene encoding 39S ribosomal protein L2, mitochondrial — MAVSALSRAMRAITLTGGCKQVPSQGLLCSRVVAESSRAPAASLLPSFNSAVSQWRGLLTTACLEQNKTYWKVRDKYTIRPIGMKKTGGRDWTGKVRTHGIGGGHKQRHRIIDFQRLRYEPGNEPQPFEERIVEVRYDPCRSADIALVAGGNRKRWIIATENMEVGDLIKTSGVIGRMAVSAKEGDAHPLGALPVGTLINNLELFPGKGAKAIRAAGTSGVLLRKVSGTAIVQLPSKHQIQVSETCVATVGRVSNIDHNKRIIGKAGRNRWLGIRPSSGLWQRKGGWAGRKIRPLPPMKSYVNLPSVSAQT, encoded by the exons ATGGCAGTTTCGGCTCTCTCACGAGCCATGCGCGCGATAACACTGACGGGCGGTTGCAAACAGGTGCCTTCACAG GGGCTGCTCTGTAGCAGAGTTGTTGCTGAGAGCAGCAGAGCTCCTGCAGCATCCCTCCTCCCAAGTTTCAACAGTGCAGTGTCTCAATGGCGGGGGTTACTCACAACAGCCTGCCTGGAACAGAACAAGACATACTGGAAAGTAAGGGATAAGTACACCATTCGACCCATTGGCATGAAAAAGACTGGGGGCAGGGACTGGACAG GAAAGGTTCGGACACATGGTATTGGAGGTGGCCACAAACAACGACATCGCATTATAGACTTTCAGAGACTGCGATATGAACCTGGGAATGAACCGCAGCCGTTTGAAGAGCGAATCGTTGAAGTTAGATACGATCCATGCAG ATCGGCAGATATAGCCTTGGTTGCAGGTGGTAATCGGAAACGCTGGATTATTGCCACAGAGAATATGGAAGTTGGAGACCTCATCAAAACCTCTGGGGTTATTGGCCGTATGGCAG TCTCAGCCAAGGAGGGGGATGCCCATCCTCTTGGGGCCCTTCCAGTGGGCACCCTGATCAACAACCTGGAACTGTTCCCTGGCAAAGGTGCCAAGGCCATACGCGCAGCAG GCACATCTGGAGTGCTTCTACGGAAAGTCAGTGGTACAGCTATTGTGCAACTGCCCTCCAAACATCAGATCCAG GTTTCGGAGACATGTGTGGCCACTGTAGGGAGGGTATCTAACATAGACCACAACAAACGCATCATCGGCAAGGCTGGGCGTAACCGCTGGCTTGGCATCCGGCCCTCGAGTGGCCTGTGGCAGAGGAAGGGAGGCTGGGCTGGACGAAAGATCAGACCACTGCCACCTATGAAGAGCTACGTCAACCTGCCCTCTGTGTCAGCCCAAACATGA